Proteins from one Arthrobacter sp. DNA4 genomic window:
- a CDS encoding WecB/TagA/CpsF family glycosyltransferase: MIAPLSDRELAGIPFATASLSEATQWLCSRSLMRVGGADIHLLNAYSVALAETDASFRECILAASCNFPDGKPISVLSKLTTRPLYQVRGPSLFERVMDEGRQHNLRHYLLGSTPRTLELLRASLEARYPGVEIVGFMSPPFRTLSKAEYDQQDKAISAAEPDIVWVGLGTPKQDFEARRLAVDGGFVAVAVGAAFDFAAGTKKCAPEWMSKIGVEWIFRLASEPKRLWRRYLIGNFVFLYSAVRRGI; this comes from the coding sequence ATGATAGCACCCCTGTCGGACCGAGAACTTGCAGGTATTCCATTCGCCACTGCAAGTCTTAGCGAAGCGACCCAATGGTTATGTTCCCGCTCGCTGATGCGTGTTGGCGGGGCAGACATACACCTGCTGAACGCCTACAGCGTGGCTCTGGCAGAGACAGACGCCTCATTCCGAGAATGTATTCTTGCGGCTTCCTGCAACTTCCCGGACGGTAAACCGATTTCGGTGCTGTCCAAGCTGACCACGCGCCCCTTGTATCAGGTTCGGGGCCCAAGTTTGTTCGAACGGGTCATGGATGAGGGGAGGCAACACAACTTACGGCACTACCTTCTTGGCTCTACGCCTCGAACCCTTGAACTCCTTAGGGCCTCACTCGAAGCTAGATATCCAGGCGTTGAGATCGTAGGCTTCATGAGTCCTCCGTTCCGGACCCTTTCAAAGGCCGAATACGATCAACAAGATAAAGCTATATCTGCCGCGGAGCCTGACATCGTTTGGGTGGGTCTTGGTACGCCTAAACAAGATTTCGAGGCTCGACGTCTCGCTGTCGATGGTGGTTTCGTTGCCGTGGCTGTGGGGGCGGCTTTTGACTTCGCGGCGGGTACAAAGAAGTGTGCTCCGGAGTGGATGAGCAAGATCGGCGTGGAGTGGATCTTTCGTCTTGCATCAGAGCCAAAGCGGTTATGGCGCAGGTACCTTATTGGGAATTTTGTTTTTCTCTACTCGGCCGTACGAAGAGGAATCTGA
- the gmd gene encoding GDP-mannose 4,6-dehydratase: MTKRAFITGITGQDGSYLAELLLRKGYEVHGLIRRASTFNTTRVDHLYVDPHESNAKLFLHYGDLSDGARLVTLMAQINPDEVYNLAAQSHVRVSFEEPEHTGDTTGMGSIRLLEAVRMAGIDTRFYQASSSEMFGATPPPQDEDTPFYPRSPYGAAKVYSYWVTKNYREAYGMFAVNGILFNHESPRRGETFVTRKITRAVAAIAAGKQDFLYMGNLDAIRDWGYAAEYVEGMWRMLQTDEPDDYVLATGVGYSVRDFLEVSFDHVGLNWENYVKFDERYLRPTEVDALIGDASKAHAKLGWKATVETPELARIMVEADVEALKHSGNPWIDTVRLASWGA, encoded by the coding sequence TTGACAAAGCGCGCATTCATCACTGGCATCACCGGGCAAGACGGTTCGTATCTCGCGGAACTTCTACTGAGAAAAGGCTATGAGGTTCACGGCCTTATCAGACGAGCGTCGACGTTCAACACAACTCGGGTCGACCATCTTTACGTCGATCCTCACGAGTCAAATGCAAAACTCTTCCTCCACTATGGCGACCTGAGCGACGGGGCACGCCTCGTGACTCTCATGGCCCAAATCAACCCAGACGAGGTCTACAACCTTGCCGCACAATCCCACGTACGGGTGTCTTTTGAAGAACCTGAGCACACCGGCGACACGACTGGCATGGGATCGATCCGACTTCTTGAAGCTGTTCGCATGGCTGGGATAGACACACGGTTCTATCAAGCTTCATCGTCAGAAATGTTCGGCGCCACTCCTCCGCCTCAGGACGAGGACACTCCCTTTTACCCTCGTTCACCGTACGGTGCTGCAAAGGTGTACAGCTACTGGGTAACCAAGAACTACCGTGAGGCCTACGGGATGTTCGCTGTTAATGGAATTCTCTTCAATCACGAATCTCCTCGACGAGGTGAGACGTTCGTAACACGCAAGATCACCCGCGCTGTTGCGGCGATTGCGGCTGGTAAACAGGACTTCCTGTATATGGGGAATCTCGATGCCATTCGCGACTGGGGCTATGCTGCCGAGTATGTCGAGGGTATGTGGCGGATGCTGCAAACTGATGAGCCGGACGATTACGTACTTGCCACCGGTGTCGGATACTCGGTACGCGACTTCCTGGAGGTCTCGTTCGACCATGTGGGCCTTAATTGGGAAAATTACGTGAAGTTCGATGAACGATACCTTCGGCCCACAGAAGTTGACGCGCTGATTGGCGACGCATCAAAAGCCCACGCGAAACTGGGATGGAAGGCCACGGTGGAAACGCCCGAGCTCGCCCGAATCATGGTTGAAGCTGACGTGGAAGCCCTAAAACACTCAGGTAACCCCTGGATCGACACGGTTCGACTGGCAAGCTGGGGAGCCTAG
- a CDS encoding GDP-L-fucose synthase, with protein MSVRNPSAVGAGDDVAFSPLPLNPTTRIYIAGHRGLVGSAILRALEKRNFTNIISATSSELDLRNRTAVFDFFEQTRPEYVVLAAAKVGGILANNTYPADFLSQNLQIQLNVMDAALNSQVDRLLFLGSSCIYPKFAAQPIKEAELLTGHLEPTNDAYAIAKIAGIMQVQAIRRQHGLPWISAMPTNLYGPNDNFSAAGSHVLPAMIRRYEEARLNGSTVVTNWGTGAPRREFLHVDDMAEACIHLLETYDGPDQVNVGTGIDVSIKELASLIADAVGYRGAMEWDETKPDGTPQKLLDVSKLAGTGWTAQIPLEDGVADTVEWFRDHISVARR; from the coding sequence ATGTCAGTGCGGAACCCGAGCGCTGTTGGCGCTGGCGATGATGTCGCCTTCTCGCCACTACCGCTAAATCCAACAACTCGAATCTACATCGCTGGTCACAGAGGGCTTGTAGGCTCGGCAATATTACGTGCGCTGGAAAAAAGGAATTTCACTAACATTATTAGTGCCACTTCCAGCGAGTTGGACTTGAGGAACCGAACCGCTGTATTTGATTTTTTTGAGCAAACAAGGCCCGAATATGTAGTTCTTGCCGCCGCCAAAGTAGGTGGAATTCTGGCAAATAATACGTATCCCGCTGATTTCTTATCTCAAAATCTTCAAATCCAGCTGAACGTAATGGATGCTGCCCTTAACAGCCAAGTCGATCGACTCCTCTTCCTAGGGTCTTCATGCATTTACCCAAAGTTTGCTGCCCAACCCATCAAAGAGGCTGAACTGCTGACGGGACATCTTGAGCCGACCAATGACGCCTATGCGATTGCGAAGATCGCAGGAATCATGCAAGTCCAAGCAATTCGACGACAGCACGGGCTGCCATGGATATCGGCAATGCCCACAAACTTGTACGGACCCAACGACAACTTCTCTGCCGCCGGTTCACATGTCCTCCCGGCAATGATTCGCCGATACGAGGAAGCACGCCTCAATGGCTCTACTGTCGTAACGAACTGGGGAACCGGGGCCCCAAGGCGCGAGTTCCTCCATGTCGATGACATGGCAGAGGCTTGCATTCATCTCCTGGAGACCTATGACGGCCCCGATCAGGTCAACGTAGGCACCGGGATTGACGTGAGCATTAAGGAGCTCGCTTCTCTAATCGCTGATGCCGTTGGCTACCGGGGTGCCATGGAATGGGATGAGACAAAACCAGATGGCACTCCACAGAAACTATTGGACGTTTCGAAGCTAGCGGGCACCGGGTGGACCGCACAAATTCCGCTAGAGGATGGGGTTGCCGACACCGTAGAGTGGTTCCGTGACCACATCAGTGTTGCGAGGCGCTAG
- a CDS encoding polysaccharide biosynthesis tyrosine autokinase, with protein MARRSWITIVACTILGLLVAAAISLSIKPSYAAQTRLFVAIQGSGSVSELQQGNTFSQARVQSYAETATTPAVLQLTIDSLGLQLTPAQLADKITAKTDANTVLISIEAVDPSPVQAAAIAQAVGNSLIAVVENLESPTPGGRSPVKLSVVTPATAPSSPSGPNTRVNLALGLLGGFALGLALTVLRTTLDTKVRGESDVTRLLSAPILGGIVFDAEATKKPLLTQARAQSPRAESFRQIRTNLQFAHVSHASKAVLVTSSLPGEGKTTTATNLAISLAQAGQTVVLVDADLRRPRVDDYLGLERNAGLTTALVGSADVNDLLQHWGEDDLYVLTSGVIPPNPSELLGSAAMKDLITRLEQAFDAVIIDAPPLLPVTDAAVLAQQVGGVVLVVGSSRVKSPDLAKSVAALDMVEADLLGVVVNLLLTKGPDAYSYTYYSNESIPKRPAKTFSSVSRSVDL; from the coding sequence ATGGCACGACGGAGCTGGATCACTATCGTCGCGTGCACGATCCTCGGCTTACTCGTTGCTGCGGCCATCTCTCTCTCGATTAAGCCGTCCTACGCGGCTCAAACCCGGTTATTCGTGGCTATACAAGGCTCCGGTTCTGTGTCAGAACTCCAACAGGGAAATACGTTCAGCCAGGCGCGTGTTCAGTCATACGCTGAGACTGCGACGACTCCGGCGGTGCTCCAGCTTACCATAGACAGCTTGGGACTTCAGCTGACCCCCGCGCAATTAGCGGACAAAATCACGGCGAAGACTGACGCGAATACCGTTCTCATCTCCATAGAGGCCGTCGACCCCTCGCCCGTGCAGGCAGCAGCTATTGCCCAGGCGGTCGGTAACAGCCTCATTGCTGTGGTCGAGAACCTGGAAAGCCCCACCCCAGGAGGAAGATCACCGGTAAAACTGTCTGTGGTCACACCTGCAACGGCACCCTCGTCTCCCTCCGGACCCAACACTCGGGTCAACTTGGCCCTTGGGTTGCTTGGTGGATTTGCCCTAGGACTTGCTCTGACCGTCCTCCGGACAACTTTGGATACGAAGGTCCGGGGAGAGTCGGATGTAACTCGACTTTTGAGTGCACCAATACTCGGAGGCATTGTGTTCGATGCTGAGGCTACAAAGAAACCATTACTCACTCAAGCTCGCGCTCAGAGTCCGCGCGCGGAATCTTTCAGACAGATCCGTACAAATCTGCAATTCGCTCACGTAAGCCACGCGTCGAAAGCCGTACTCGTGACCTCCTCGCTCCCAGGTGAAGGGAAGACCACGACCGCAACAAACCTAGCTATTTCCCTCGCTCAAGCGGGTCAGACTGTAGTCCTAGTCGATGCAGACCTTCGTCGCCCCCGCGTCGACGATTACTTGGGCCTTGAGAGGAACGCTGGTCTGACTACGGCACTCGTGGGCAGCGCGGATGTCAACGACCTGCTACAGCACTGGGGTGAAGACGATCTCTATGTATTGACCTCAGGCGTTATTCCTCCCAACCCCAGCGAGCTCTTGGGCTCGGCTGCAATGAAAGATCTCATCACACGGTTGGAACAGGCTTTTGACGCTGTCATTATCGACGCCCCACCGCTACTTCCCGTGACCGACGCAGCGGTTCTAGCCCAACAGGTCGGAGGAGTAGTCCTGGTTGTCGGTTCAAGCAGGGTCAAATCCCCCGATCTAGCAAAGTCCGTGGCTGCCTTGGACATGGTCGAGGCCGATCTCCTCGGAGTTGTTGTGAACCTCTTGCTTACCAAAGGACCCGATGCTTACTCCTACACCTATTACAGCAACGAGAGCATCCCGAAACGACCGGCAAAGACGTTCTCAAGTGTGAGCAGATCCGTTGACCTCTAA